One Qiania dongpingensis genomic window carries:
- the ftsE gene encoding cell division ATP-binding protein FtsE, whose translation MIEFEHVCKTYDRSTDRETKAVRDISLKIEKGEFVFIVGNSGSGKTTLIRLLLKEIDATSGNIRVGDTDITGMKRKMIPRYRRRLGVVFQDFRLLKDKNVYENVAFAQRVVVTPTREIRKRVPEVLSMVGLSSKYKSLPSQLSGGEQQRVAIARALVNRPEILLADEPTGNMDPGNAWQIMKLLEEINQMGTTVVVVTHSKEIVDRMKKRVVTMKHGVIVNDKEESGYGNED comes from the coding sequence ATGATTGAGTTTGAACACGTATGCAAGACTTATGACAGATCTACGGACCGGGAAACGAAAGCGGTCCGTGATATCAGCCTGAAGATCGAGAAGGGAGAATTTGTTTTCATAGTGGGGAACAGCGGATCGGGGAAGACGACGCTGATTCGCCTGCTGTTAAAAGAAATCGATGCTACTTCCGGTAATATCCGTGTCGGCGACACGGATATTACTGGAATGAAGCGCAAAATGATACCCAGGTACAGAAGGCGCCTGGGCGTTGTTTTTCAGGACTTCCGTCTGCTGAAGGATAAAAATGTCTACGAGAATGTGGCATTTGCCCAGAGGGTCGTGGTGACCCCCACCAGAGAAATCCGAAAACGGGTGCCGGAGGTCCTTTCCATGGTCGGGCTGTCTTCCAAATATAAATCGCTTCCCAGTCAGCTGTCCGGCGGAGAGCAGCAGAGAGTGGCCATCGCGAGAGCGCTGGTCAACCGTCCGGAGATCCTTTTGGCTGATGAGCCTACCGGAAACATGGATCCGGGCAATGCCTGGCAGATCATGAAGCTTCTGGAGGAGATCAATCAGATGGGGACCACTGTGGTCGTAGTGACGCACAGCAAGGAAATCGTTGACCGGATGAAGAAGCGGGTGGTCACGATGAAGCATGGCGTGATCGTGAATGACAAGGAAGAAAGCGGGTACGGAAATGAGGATTAG
- a CDS encoding aminopeptidase P family protein gives MAKQELELLRELMKKKGVDICLIPTADSHESEYPGAHFAARRYLSGFTGSAGTLAISADWAGLWTDARYFLQAEAQLKGSGITLYRMGEEGVPALEEEISARLPHGGTLAYDGTVVNRRLGIGMRRSAEQKSGRILLEDLPGEIWADRPPLSSEPVFELDIRYAGQTRTDKIRRIREQMEAAGAEAHILTTLDDIAWLLNLRGSDVPCNPVFMSYCVLTLSSVYLFIQETAVSPELRAKLERDGVELREYDTFYKAIPAVCGGRTVMLDSRKVNEQVYGALKPEQSIVDCPNPSELLKAVKNKTEADNLREAHRKDGIAVTKFLYWLKKQIGREEITELSAAEYLESCRREQDHYLEPSFTTIAAYGPNAAVVHYSATKESCAVLRPEGFFLVDSGGQYLEGTTDITRTVVLGNITEEQKKHFTAVLKGMLALGGARFLQGCRGINLDYLAREPLWAMGLDYKHGTGHGVGYLLNVHEAPNGFRWKMVPERVDSAVLKPGMVTSDEPGVYLAGKYGIRTENLLLCTEAEKTEYGQFLEFEFLTMVPIDLDGIDREEMRPEDIDRLNRYHRQVYETLSPYFKGEELAWLREATRQLV, from the coding sequence ATGGCAAAACAGGAATTGGAGCTGCTCAGGGAGCTGATGAAGAAAAAAGGCGTGGATATCTGTCTGATACCCACGGCGGATTCCCATGAATCGGAGTATCCAGGCGCTCATTTTGCAGCCAGGCGGTATCTGTCCGGATTTACCGGATCCGCAGGCACCCTGGCAATATCGGCGGACTGGGCCGGATTATGGACAGACGCCAGATATTTTCTGCAGGCGGAAGCGCAGCTTAAAGGCAGCGGGATTACATTATATAGGATGGGGGAAGAGGGAGTGCCCGCTCTGGAAGAGGAAATTTCGGCGCGCCTTCCCCATGGCGGTACGCTGGCTTATGATGGGACTGTAGTCAACCGAAGACTGGGAATAGGCATGCGCCGGTCGGCAGAACAGAAATCCGGCCGGATCCTTTTGGAGGATCTGCCGGGAGAGATATGGGCAGACCGGCCGCCGCTGTCCTCGGAACCTGTGTTTGAACTGGATATCCGGTATGCGGGGCAGACCAGGACAGATAAGATACGGAGAATCAGGGAGCAGATGGAAGCAGCCGGGGCGGAGGCACATATTCTGACAACTTTGGATGACATCGCGTGGCTCCTGAACCTGCGCGGCAGCGATGTTCCCTGCAATCCGGTATTCATGAGTTACTGTGTGCTGACATTGTCGTCCGTGTATTTATTCATACAAGAAACGGCTGTCTCTCCGGAGCTTAGAGCAAAGCTGGAGAGGGACGGCGTCGAGCTGAGAGAGTATGATACATTTTATAAAGCAATTCCGGCCGTCTGCGGCGGAAGGACTGTCATGCTGGACAGCAGAAAGGTGAACGAGCAGGTATACGGAGCTTTGAAACCGGAGCAGAGTATCGTAGACTGCCCGAATCCTTCGGAGCTTTTGAAGGCCGTTAAAAATAAAACGGAGGCAGATAATCTCAGAGAGGCCCACAGAAAAGACGGGATCGCGGTCACCAAATTTCTTTACTGGCTGAAAAAACAGATAGGCCGGGAGGAAATCACGGAGCTGTCGGCGGCGGAATATCTGGAGAGCTGCCGCAGAGAACAGGACCATTATCTGGAGCCCAGCTTTACGACGATTGCGGCGTACGGTCCGAACGCCGCAGTGGTGCATTACAGCGCGACGAAGGAAAGCTGCGCGGTACTCAGACCGGAAGGGTTTTTCCTGGTGGATTCCGGAGGACAGTACCTGGAAGGAACCACGGATATCACCAGGACCGTTGTATTGGGGAATATAACAGAAGAACAGAAAAAGCATTTTACGGCTGTACTGAAAGGGATGCTGGCCCTCGGCGGCGCTCGTTTCCTGCAGGGATGCAGAGGGATTAATCTGGACTATCTGGCAAGGGAGCCTCTCTGGGCCATGGGGCTGGACTATAAGCACGGCACCGGACACGGAGTCGGGTATCTGCTGAATGTTCATGAGGCTCCCAATGGATTCCGCTGGAAAATGGTCCCGGAACGGGTGGACAGCGCGGTACTTAAGCCGGGGATGGTGACCTCCGATGAACCTGGTGTTTATCTGGCTGGTAAATACGGCATCCGCACAGAGAATCTGCTTCTGTGCACAGAGGCGGAAAAGACAGAATACGGACAGTTCCTGGAATTTGAATTTCTGACCATGGTCCCCATAGATTTAGACGGGATAGACAGAGAAGAAATGCGGCCAGAGGATATAGACAGGCTGAACCGGTATCATAGACAGGTGTACGAAACCCTGTCGCCATATTTTAAAGGGGAGGAGCTTGCGTGGCTGCGGGAGGCCACCAGGCAGCTGGTGTAA
- a CDS encoding ABC transporter ATP-binding protein, translated as MADISFRNVTKTFPNGKAAVKNFNLDIADGEFLVLTGPSGSGKVTVLRMIAGMEPVSGGELRIDGELVEDGKIQKRNVGMIFQHFTLYPGMTVYDNMAFAMKLRRVPEEEIRRAVEETAALFRIEKLLSCYPRELTELQKQYVAMARAQVHHPEAFLLLDLLGNLEFSARAKARNRLKELYKELGTTLIYVTDNAQEAAHMGARTVVMHHGQIEQAGTVEELLESPCNLFVAQFMNEPGFYTSEVKIVKGHTAVEALGDKFSLDVPSEWVPKLERAGCIGRRVLMGYTVTAGNVPEDEDMPEEMAPEPDSKVFFFDKETEKVIV; from the coding sequence ATGGCAGATATTTCATTCCGGAATGTGACGAAGACATTTCCCAACGGAAAAGCGGCAGTGAAGAACTTCAATCTGGATATTGCAGACGGGGAATTCCTGGTACTGACAGGTCCCTCAGGTTCCGGAAAGGTGACGGTGCTGCGGATGATCGCAGGCATGGAGCCGGTCAGCGGGGGTGAGCTGCGGATTGACGGTGAGCTTGTGGAAGATGGAAAGATACAGAAGCGGAATGTGGGGATGATCTTTCAGCATTTTACTTTGTATCCGGGTATGACGGTGTATGATAATATGGCGTTTGCCATGAAGCTTCGCCGGGTGCCGGAAGAAGAGATACGCCGGGCAGTGGAGGAGACTGCGGCGTTGTTCCGGATAGAAAAGCTGCTGTCCTGTTATCCCAGGGAACTCACGGAGCTGCAGAAGCAGTATGTGGCCATGGCAAGGGCACAGGTACACCATCCGGAGGCGTTCTTACTATTGGATCTTTTGGGGAATCTGGAATTTTCAGCCAGGGCGAAAGCCAGGAACCGCCTTAAGGAATTATACAAAGAGCTTGGCACTACGCTCATCTATGTGACGGATAATGCACAGGAAGCGGCCCATATGGGCGCGCGTACCGTCGTGATGCATCACGGACAGATCGAACAAGCAGGAACTGTGGAGGAGCTTTTGGAATCTCCGTGCAATCTGTTCGTGGCACAGTTCATGAATGAACCGGGATTTTACACCAGTGAAGTAAAGATTGTAAAGGGCCATACCGCTGTGGAGGCCCTGGGAGATAAATTCAGCCTGGATGTGCCGTCAGAATGGGTGCCGAAGCTGGAACGGGCCGGCTGTATCGGCCGCAGAGTTCTGATGGGCTATACGGTCACGGCGGGTAATGTTCCAGAGGATGAGGACATGCCGGAGGAAATGGCCCCGGAGCCGGACTCCAAGGTGTTCTTTTTCGACAAAGAAACAGAAAAAGTTATTGTGTAA
- a CDS encoding PucR family transcriptional regulator, which produces MISNQILQNTIEGLKGITRIELCICDTEGKVLATTFPDAEEYEFSVLAFVESPADSQVIQGYQFFKVFDEHQLEYVLLARGSGDDAYMVGKVVVFQIQNLLVAYKERFDKDNFIKNLLLDNLLLVDIYNRAKKLHIDINVRRVVFVIETQTENDTVALETVKSMFSAKSKDFITAVDEKNIILVKELKSNEGYEDMDKVAKMILDMLNTEAMATVHVAYGTIVNEVKEVSRSYKEAKMALDVGKIFYSDKNIVAYNNLGIGRLIYQLPLSLCRMFIKEIFDGKSPDDLDEETLVTINKFFENNLNVSETSRQLYIHRNTLVYRLDKLQKSTGLDLRVFEDAITFKIALMVVKYMNYIETLDN; this is translated from the coding sequence ATGATATCGAATCAGATTTTGCAGAATACGATTGAGGGCTTAAAGGGAATCACCAGGATCGAGCTTTGTATCTGCGACACGGAGGGGAAGGTCCTTGCGACCACGTTTCCCGATGCGGAAGAATATGAGTTTTCCGTGCTGGCCTTTGTGGAATCTCCGGCGGACAGCCAGGTGATTCAGGGCTATCAGTTCTTTAAGGTGTTTGATGAGCACCAGCTGGAATACGTTCTCCTGGCCAGAGGTTCGGGGGATGACGCCTATATGGTGGGCAAGGTCGTGGTATTCCAGATCCAGAACCTGCTGGTGGCCTACAAGGAACGCTTCGACAAGGATAATTTTATAAAGAACCTGCTGCTTGACAACCTGCTCCTGGTGGATATTTACAACCGGGCGAAAAAGCTGCATATTGATATCAATGTGCGCCGGGTGGTGTTTGTCATCGAGACGCAGACAGAAAATGACACGGTGGCCCTTGAGACGGTGAAGAGTATGTTCTCCGCCAAGTCGAAGGATTTCATCACCGCTGTGGATGAGAAAAACATCATCTTGGTAAAGGAGCTTAAGTCCAACGAGGGCTACGAGGATATGGATAAAGTAGCCAAGATGATCCTGGATATGCTGAATACCGAGGCGATGGCGACGGTCCATGTGGCTTACGGGACCATCGTGAACGAGGTAAAGGAAGTGTCGCGCTCATATAAAGAGGCCAAGATGGCCCTGGACGTGGGAAAGATCTTTTATAGTGACAAAAACATTGTGGCCTACAACAACCTGGGCATCGGCCGGCTGATCTATCAGCTCCCTTTATCTCTTTGCCGGATGTTCATCAAGGAGATATTTGACGGCAAGTCTCCCGACGATCTGGATGAGGAGACGCTTGTCACAATTAACAAATTTTTTGAAAACAATCTGAATGTGTCAGAAACATCGAGGCAGCTTTATATCCACAGGAATACGCTTGTTTACCGTCTGGATAAGCTGCAGAAGAGTACGGGGCTGGATTTGCGTGTGTTTGAAGATGCCATTACATTTAAGATAGCACTGATGGTAGTCAAATATATGAATTATATTGAGACATTGGATAATTAG
- a CDS encoding helix-turn-helix domain-containing protein: MGQQKQNAGEQIQRLRSLWGLSQSQLAEAIGTSADYISDIEGERKPLSLRSAWKFCTYFGVGLDELYFGREWKEAPDSVAEPESPYHTDHPVSSKDSLWEILETCTEEECEICEKILRQTLDVLRQSSNAPIVSKSDEYPDDDSRYKE, encoded by the coding sequence ATGGGTCAACAAAAGCAAAATGCCGGAGAACAAATCCAGCGGCTTCGCAGCTTGTGGGGATTATCCCAGTCTCAGCTGGCAGAAGCGATCGGTACTTCCGCTGATTATATCAGCGATATCGAAGGAGAGAGAAAGCCTCTGTCTCTTCGTTCTGCCTGGAAATTCTGTACTTATTTTGGCGTCGGCCTGGATGAATTGTATTTTGGAAGGGAATGGAAAGAGGCTCCGGATTCCGTAGCCGAACCAGAAAGCCCATACCATACGGACCATCCCGTTTCGTCAAAAGATTCTCTTTGGGAGATATTGGAAACCTGCACAGAAGAAGAATGTGAAATTTGTGAGAAAATTTTAAGACAGACCTTGGATGTCCTGAGGCAAAGTTCCAATGCTCCAATCGTATCAAAGTCCGATGAATATCCAGATGATGATTCCAGATATAAAGAATAA
- the ftsX gene encoding permease-like cell division protein FtsX, producing the protein MRISTFWYCIKQGLQSIRRNKLFSLASVGTMAACVFLFCIFYSIVVNVQNMVKMVENTVGVTVFFEEGLPEEEIQSIGDMISARAEVADMKYVSAEEAWESYKTDYFADAPELAEGFAKDNPLANSASYELYLNDIEDQGSFVEYLKSINGVRKVNYSEMAATGLASVNNVVGYVSAGIILILLGVAVFLISNTIAITITARKEEIKIMRMIGATNYLIRAPFVVEGLIIGLLGAGLPLILVYYAYEYAVRFCLSRLSILSRILTLLPVGQVFQVLVPVSLGLGLGIGLFGSLFSVRKHLRA; encoded by the coding sequence ATGAGGATTAGTACGTTTTGGTATTGTATAAAACAGGGCCTCCAGAGTATCCGGCGGAATAAATTATTTTCCCTGGCGTCCGTGGGAACCATGGCGGCCTGCGTATTTTTGTTCTGCATCTTTTATTCCATTGTGGTGAACGTACAGAATATGGTGAAAATGGTGGAGAACACGGTCGGCGTGACCGTATTTTTTGAGGAGGGGCTGCCGGAGGAAGAAATACAGTCCATCGGAGACATGATCTCCGCCAGGGCTGAGGTGGCCGATATGAAATATGTGTCGGCGGAAGAAGCGTGGGAGAGCTACAAAACAGATTATTTCGCAGACGCGCCGGAGCTGGCGGAGGGATTTGCAAAGGACAACCCCCTGGCTAATTCCGCTTCCTATGAGCTGTATCTGAACGATATTGAGGATCAGGGGAGCTTTGTGGAATATCTGAAATCCATAAACGGCGTCCGAAAGGTCAATTATTCGGAAATGGCGGCCACCGGGCTTGCCAGTGTAAATAATGTGGTGGGCTATGTGTCGGCGGGGATCATCCTGATCCTCCTCGGGGTAGCGGTATTCCTCATCAGCAATACCATCGCCATAACCATTACAGCGAGAAAAGAAGAAATCAAGATCATGCGGATGATAGGCGCCACCAATTATCTGATCCGCGCGCCTTTTGTGGTGGAAGGGCTGATTATTGGCCTCTTGGGGGCGGGGCTTCCCCTGATCCTCGTATACTATGCGTATGAATATGCTGTCCGTTTCTGCCTGAGCAGGCTTAGTATCCTGTCCAGGATCCTGACGCTCCTTCCGGTCGGCCAGGTGTTCCAGGTGCTGGTCCCGGTTTCTTTGGGCCTTGGGCTTGGCATCGGCCTGTTTGGCAGTCTCTTTTCCGTCCGGAAGCACCTCAGGGCCTGA
- a CDS encoding RNA polymerase sigma factor, whose protein sequence is MLLMTFDTEESRDKLSYLYKTFRRPLLRAISRFVSDSHLAEDIVEQAFIVADKHLEKLDVNNPSATYGYLWRIVDSQYKDYFRRTRREPSLDEIMETNEETGSDFGEGNPLEEIIRMERIDIVREALSELPESERRVLELYFVSEMKYHEIGELLKIPTSSVGVKIMRAKEHLKRILVRKGLTE, encoded by the coding sequence ATGCTTTTGATGACTTTTGATACTGAAGAAAGCAGGGATAAGCTCTCGTATTTGTACAAGACATTTCGCCGGCCGCTGCTTCGTGCGATCAGCAGGTTTGTATCCGATTCGCACTTGGCGGAGGATATTGTGGAACAGGCATTTATTGTCGCCGACAAACATTTGGAAAAGCTGGACGTGAATAACCCTTCTGCTACATACGGTTATTTATGGAGAATCGTGGACAGTCAGTACAAGGATTATTTCAGGAGGACTAGACGGGAACCTTCTTTAGATGAGATAATGGAGACAAATGAAGAGACCGGAAGCGACTTTGGCGAAGGCAATCCGCTGGAAGAAATCATCCGTATGGAACGGATTGATATCGTTAGAGAAGCTTTGAGCGAGTTGCCTGAAAGTGAGCGGCGTGTGTTGGAGCTCTACTTCGTGTCAGAGATGAAATATCACGAAATTGGAGAGCTTTTAAAGATTCCCACCAGTTCTGTAGGTGTAAAGATCATGAGGGCGAAGGAACACCTGAAAAGAATCTTAGTGAGAAAGGGGCTGACGGAATGA
- a CDS encoding DUF4367 domain-containing protein, translated as MKKPEESCVQNSGNEMEGKRGGDKDQDDNSYHADGKSTSGAGGEQEDLEIKFENLIRAAVREDEKECWEAIQKSIEEEGPHEYSAEEEKEVEARIAHVRKMRKKAERKERKKKHRILRIISASAAVLVLAVVVQSAIVKSVDASIETVVDVVVKWFEDHVEIKNEVSEYWTTKYDIEPPEYIPSGFELINTIESQSGKLWEYKKQNEKMIISYASMFESTQDEFNSEEYQETEVDIYGYEGKYWISDECRDVLRWNDNEIKYSIEADITLDEMKKIAESFMDYRNNY; from the coding sequence ATGAAAAAACCGGAGGAAAGCTGTGTTCAAAATTCCGGAAACGAGATGGAAGGCAAACGAGGCGGTGACAAGGATCAGGATGACAATTCTTATCATGCCGATGGAAAGAGTACTTCCGGTGCCGGCGGCGAACAAGAGGATTTGGAAATAAAATTTGAAAACCTCATAAGAGCCGCAGTGCGGGAAGACGAAAAAGAGTGCTGGGAGGCCATTCAGAAGAGCATAGAAGAAGAGGGTCCTCATGAGTATTCCGCAGAGGAAGAAAAAGAAGTAGAGGCCCGTATCGCTCATGTCCGTAAAATGAGAAAGAAAGCGGAAAGGAAAGAAAGAAAAAAGAAACACCGTATCCTGCGTATCATTTCAGCATCAGCAGCCGTATTGGTGCTGGCGGTGGTGGTACAGTCTGCAATCGTGAAGAGCGTTGACGCCAGTATCGAGACTGTAGTCGATGTAGTGGTGAAGTGGTTTGAAGATCATGTAGAAATAAAAAATGAAGTATCGGAGTACTGGACAACAAAATATGATATAGAACCGCCGGAGTATATCCCAAGTGGGTTTGAATTAATAAACACTATAGAATCTCAAAGTGGAAAGTTGTGGGAGTATAAAAAACAAAATGAGAAGATGATTATTAGTTATGCTTCAATGTTTGAAAGTACACAAGATGAGTTTAATTCTGAGGAATATCAAGAAACAGAAGTTGACATATATGGGTATGAAGGTAAGTACTGGATTAGCGATGAATGCAGAGATGTATTACGATGGAACGATAATGAAATAAAATATAGTATAGAAGCCGATATAACTTTAGATGAAATGAAAAAAATTGCAGAAAGTTTTATGGATTATCGTAATAATTATTAA